One part of the Salvelinus fontinalis isolate EN_2023a chromosome 4, ASM2944872v1, whole genome shotgun sequence genome encodes these proteins:
- the LOC129853601 gene encoding CAP-Gly domain-containing linker protein 1-like isoform X4, with translation MSTAKPSGLKAPSKIGRPTGAPATKTSPSTAGPKVVAADKSTPGGGAVETQDGGENFQVGERVWVNGNKPGVVQFLGDAQFAPGQWAGIVLDEPIGKNDGSVAGVRYFQCEPLKGIFTRPSKLSYTEGEANGTQTAPPSRAGSPTPSTASLASHTPSVKKASTAMPATPASNLARTNSESISNLSDTGSVKKGERELKNGDRVLVGGTKAGVVRFLGETDFAKGEWCGVELDEPLGKNDGAVAGTRYFQCQPKYGLFAPVHKVTRIGFPSTTPAKAKTTVRKVVATPSGLKRSPSTSSISSMSSVTSSVSAKPSRTGLLTETSSRYSRKISGTTAVQEVLKEKQQHIEQLMAERDMERAEVAKATTHVGEVEQELTLLRDDQEQMEAKMDQLRTLVEAADKEKVELLNQLEEEKRKVEDLQFRVEEACITKGDLETQTKLEHAHIKELEQSLLFEKTKAEKLQRELEDTRVATVSEKSRIMELERDLVLRTREVDDLRLRLEAQQESEGSDSTTSPLLEEVSSLRAQLASQEDQQRVEHAGMREKLAAEEKAHSEAMAQLQVSSTKLSTDNEQLKLHISQNEKENADAIELWSSKLESAIASHQQAMEEIKVSFSKGAGSQATELVETKSALERLKVEHKQALKEAGARCVAESAARAQETGELNKQLLVVSEEKERLEESLRSSVESAEEQHLVEMEDVLVKLHTAELKVKELEEQEAKLVQQTQDRAKEVQEQVAAMEALHSQAGQGNQELQSLRTQLEETQRQACSQGNKVIELSSELEGRQQEILSLQQSLTTVQQNTGSLEQELGNVKQKLSESTDDQTKSTQTMQELLQKLGEKEGQCTSLSTESEALRSQLAGLERKLKAGEEKLDQLANDKAKLQSDISDMMKSSGDSSAQLTKMNEDLTQKERKLEELQTQLAEEKEQRARSEEQQQQEVARKEQEHQGQLSNLQEKITQLEKSLLQGEAQAKELQTSQQQALSQASEHHAKQLKELQGQADQTKQELSVSREKAQELERLVADLQPYKEKAQFLSAELDSSMQHVERLSTDLEKQISALEHMSKESSDLRAHKEKLEKQLFELQAKLSALEASHNELSVKTEELLTLRDKLTKEQEELLTTNQQLDGEKASLFREIEKLRVAVEEAQAKNESLSQSEMEHQSQIEELQKTNAEKQEVLLKYKQEIQQQETKRNQLAEIYEKTCEERNGLQEELKQSREKLISEMDSLVLERDAARNAKKSLDAKNTELQTRCQSLSLEKVDLCVKNTQLEAQKETLARDKEEMSAQINAVISDKEALQTMNTELQNQLNITKKDLEKSVRDNGELQASKMSLAKMLDESKTSSEVTDSERLHLMQEKEDLLSTQRKVCSEKDELLKEIEELKEKLRLSTQEVATSKEKVKEVLSSFAKEKEALCLQNEETEKALHSVRKEKLAMESTLEQQKMESDSLVHEKEELEEKHTKEISEKVTLTKERDKIAGEIRSMKDQLDSSSKAIDDLKQANYNLTSLLEESKQKIQKVEVEGASLKKKKYDLQAQLQKLSSEREALEKSKTELAEEHHKLKGNSEQVHLELIQQRDTLRKERDLLHSQQAELKKSLQILQKDKDDLLLQVQEVKGQTESLSKEKRLLESQQQTEATERSKLSSAKDDLSREREDLQSQLSTLTQKNTALLQAESILKAEIASVCVERDTMASEKNSLCCDLKQLKMTHTGLLGEKHSLLEENAQMQAKVQDLTQKSVTRDKAIDELSASLKDIGEERKALAREVENLKAQLKQRDQEKDGLAEDQESLFTKLEELGKEVSSLAKEKVDLLAIQSSLEKNLSSLHSSQKSGDGERSRLLEEVEKLRAAQTQLEADAQTLRAEKAGIEGQHKVSVEEASVSAKAREEIGTKLEDLKVEKDALLKERDEATQQVTQLEAQLKNILSKQLEAAESSGKTAEAVERLTQEKGRLEQEKSEAQSLLEEFRSAKQEMTSELDALKQQNSKYQEELNLQLCADNQKISSLCQEIEELKQVASVKSQSLVALQEENNKLTKEVGSSKKETSGQQKVETQQSKLNKQLQDMKQSLPNNTFRETALKKQLDEEKASLQKSIHKSSALISEKDQELETLKSEFSVLQGESATVKTLKSTVQSLEKDKSRLQERIQSLEKSLAGGQDTLTSTSGDAALNPLKEDKETSESQAAVCYCFSSAPLMHVYLSVNFPTVLVPSVLLCVLENNS, from the exons ATGAGCACAGCCAAGCCCAGCGGGCTCAAAGCGCCCAGCAAGATAGGCAGGCCGACGGGGGCGCCAGCCACCAAGACCTCCCCTTCCACTG CCGGACCCAAAGTAGTCGCAGCTGACAAGTCCACTCCAGGTGGAGGTGCAGTGGAGACGCAAGATGGCGGGGAGAACTTCCAGGTCGGGGAGCGGGTGTGGGTGAATGGGAACAAACCTGGCGTGGTGCAGTTCCTGGGGGATGCTCAGTTTGCACCAGGACAGTGGGCTGGCATTGTGTTGGATGAGCCCATTGGGAAGAACGATGGCTCGGTGGCAGGGGTGCGCTACTTCCAGTGTGAGCCCTTGAAGGGGATATTCACTCGCCCCTCCAAGCTGTCCTACACAGAGGGCGAGGCCAACGGGACTCAGACAGCACCTCCATCCCGGGCTGGGTCCCCCACCCCCTCCACCGCCAGCCTGGCCTCTCACACCCCCTCTGTCAAGAAGGCCTCAACTGCAATGCCCGCCACTCCAGCCTCCAACCTGGCACGCACAAACAGCGAGTCTATCTCCAACCTCTCAGACACCGGTTCAGtcaagaagggggagagggagctgAAGAATGGAGACCGTGTTTTG GTTGGTGGCACAAAAGCTGGTGTGGTTCGCTTTCTTGGTGAAACGGACTTTGCCAAGggagagtggtgtggtgtggaaCTGGATGAGCCCCTGGGAAAGAACGATGGGGCAGTGGCAGGAACCAG ATACTTTCAGTGCCAACCCAAGTATGGCCTGTTTGCCCCGGTCCACAAGGTCACGCGCATCGGCTTCCCCTCCACCACGCCGGCCAAGGCAAAGACCACGGTGCGGAAGGTGGTGGCCACGCCCTCAGGCCTGAAGCGCAGCCCCAGCACCTCCTCCATCAGCTCCATGAGCTCTGTGACCTCCTCTGTCAGCGCCAAGCCCAGTCGCACAGGCTTG CTGACAGAAACGTCATCACGGTACTCAAGGAAGATCTCTGGCACCACAGCAGTTCAGGAGGTGCTGAAGGAGAAGCAGCAGCACATCGAGCAGCTGATGGCGGAGCGGGACATGGAGAGGGCAGAGGTGGCCAAGGCAACCACCCATGTGGGCGAGGTGGAGCAGGAACTGACCCTGCTGAGAGATGACCAGGAACAG ATGGAGGCCAAGATGGACCAATTACGCACCCTGGTGGAGGCTGCTGACAAGGAGAAGGTTGAGCTGCTCAATCAGCTGGAGGAGGAGAAAAG AAAGGTGGAGGACCTTCAGTTTCGCGTGGAGGAAGCTTGCATTACCAAAGGAGATCTGGAG ACGCAGACCAAACTGGAGCATGCCCACATTAAGGAGCTTGAACAGAGCCTGCTCTTTGAAAAGACCAAAGCTGAGAAACTCCAGAGAGAGTTAGAAGACACTAGG GTGGCCACAGTTTCAGAGAAGTCCCGCATAATGGAGCTGGAGAGGGACCTGGTGCTGAGGACCAGGGAGGTGGATGACCTGCGGTTGCGTCTGGAGGCCCAGCAAGAGTCAGAGGGCTCAGACTCCACTACCTCCCCTCTCCTGGAGGAGGTGAGCTCTCTGAGGGCTCAGCTGGCTTCTCAGGAAGACCAGCAACGGGTTGAGCATGCCGGGATGAGGGAGAAGCTGGCAGCGGAGGAGAAGGCACACAGTGAGGCAATGGCCCAGCTCCAAGTCTCATCCACCAAGCTTTCCACTGACAACGAGCAGTTGAAGCTGCACATCAGCCAGAACGAGAAGGAGAATGCAGATGCCATAGAGCTGTGGAGCTCTAAGCTGGAATCTGCCATCGCCTCACACCAGCAGGCCATGGAGGAGATTAAGGTTTCCTTCAGCAAAGGGGCTGGCTCCCAGGCGACAGAGCTGGTGGAGACCAAGAGTGCCCTGGAGAGGCTGAAGGTGGAGCACAAGCAGGCACTGAAAGAGGCTGGGGCCAGGTGTGTGGCAGAGTCTGCAGCCCGGGCACAGGAGACGGGGGAGCTTAACAAACAGCTGCTGGTCGTGTCAGAGGAGAAGGAGCGCCTGGAGGAGAGCCTGCGGTCCAGTGTGGAGAGTGCTGAGGAGCAGCACCTGGTGGAGATGGAGGATGTGCTAGTCAAACTGCACACTGCTGAGCTGAAGGTAAAGGAACTGGAGGAGCAGGAGGCTAAGCTAGTCCAGCAGACCCAGGACAGGGCCAAGGAGGTCCAGGAGCAGGTGGCAGCTATGGAGGCTCTGCACTCCCAGGCAGGCCAAGGTAAccaagagctccagagtttgAGGACCCAGCTGGAGGAGACCCAGAGACAAGCTTGCTCACAGGGCAACAAG GTCATTGAGTTGAGCTCTGAGCTGGAGGGCAGGCAGCAGGAGATCCTCTCCTTGCAGCAGAGCCTGACCACTGTGCAGCAGAACACGGGCTCTCTGGAGCAAGAGCTGGGCAACGTG AAACAAAAACTGTCAGAAAGCACAGACGATCAGACTAAGTCAACACAAACTATGCAAG AGTTGCTTCAGAAGCTTGGCGAAAAAGAGGGGCAGTGCACATCGCTCTCCACCGAATCAGAGGCTCTTAGAAGCCAACTTGCAG GGCTGGAGAGGAAGCTaaaggctggagaggagaagctTGATCAGCTCGCAAACGACAAGGCCAAGCTCCAAAGTGACATCTCAGACATGATGAAGTCATCAGGTGACAGTTCAGCACAGCTTACCAAAATGAATGAAGACCTCACTCAGAAAGAAAG GAAGCTGGAAGAGTTACAGACTCAACTTGCagaggagaaggagcagagagcaCGTTCTGAGGAGCAACAACAGCAGGAAGTGGCCCGGAAGGAGCAGGAGCATCAGGGTCAGCTAAGCAACCTGCAGGAGAAGATCACACAACTG GAGAAGAGTTTGCTCCAGGGTGAGGCCCAGGCCAAGGAGCTGCAGACCTCTCAGCAGCAAGCCCTGTCTCAGGCCTCAGAGCACCATGCCAAGCAGCTCAAGGAGCTGCAGGGTCAGGCTGACCAGACCAAGCAGGAGCTGAGTGTCTCCAGGGAGAAGGCCCAGGAGCTGGAGAGGCTGGTGGCCGATCTGCAGCCTTACAAGGAGAAAGCCCAG TTTCTTTCTGCTGAGCTCGACTCCTCCATGCAGCATGTTGAGCGATTGTCCACAGACCTGGAGAAGCAAATCTCAGCACTGGAACACATGTCTAAGGAAAGTTCAGATCTCAGAGCTCATAAGGAAAAACTTGAGAAGCAACTCTTCGAACTCCAGGCCAAGCTCTCTGCCTTGGAGGCTAGTCACAATGAGCTCTCGGTTAAGACTGAAGAACTGCTGACTCTGAGGGACAAGCTTACAAAAGAGCAGGAGGAACTTTTGACCACAAATCAGCAGCTGGATGGAGAGAAGGCCTCACTATTCAGAGAGATTGAGAAGCTCAGAGTTGCTGTTGAGGAGGCACAGGCCAAAAACGAATCCCTCAGTCAATCTGAAATGGAGCATCAGTCCCAAATTGAGGAGCTACAAAAGACAAATGCAGAGAAGCAGGAGGTCCTCTTAAAGTACAAACAGGAGATCCAGCAGCAGGAAACTAAGAGGAATCAGCTAGCAGAAATCTATGAGAAGACCTGTGAGGAAAGGAATGGGCTCCAGGAAGAGCTCAAGCAAAGCAGGGAGAAGCTGATCTCTGAGATGGATAGCCTTGTGTTGGAGAGGGATGCAGCAAGAAATGCTAAGAAATCCCTTGATGCAAAGAATACAGAGTTGCAGACAAGGTGTCAGTCGTTGAGCTTGGAAAAAGTAGATCTCTGTGTGAAAAACACTCAGTTGGAGGCCCAGAAGGAGACCTTGGCAAGAGATAAAGAGGAGATGTCTGCTCAAATTAATGCTGTTATATCTGACAAAGAGGCCCTCCAAACCATGAATACGGAGCTTCAGAATCAGCTGAATATCACCAAGAAGGATCTTGAGAAGTCTGTCCGTGACAACGGCGAGCTCCAGGCTTCCAAAATGAGCCTGGCCAAGATGCTGGACGAGTCCAAGACCAGCAGTGAGGTTACAGACTCCGAGAGGCTTCACCTCATGCAGGAGAAAGAGGACCTGCTTTCTACCCAGCGAAAGGTGTGTTCTGAGAAGGATGAACTTCTCAAGGAGATAGAAGAGTTGAAGGAGAAGCTCAGACTTTCTACACAGGAAGTGGCTACCTCTAAGGAGAAAGTCAAAGAGGTGTTGTCATCTTTTGCCAAGGAGAAGGAAGCTCTTTGTCTCCAGAATGAAGAGACAGAGAAGGCACTACACTCCGTACGGAAAGAGAAGCTGGCCATGGAATCAACACTGGAACAGCAGAAGATGGAGAGTGACAGTTTGGTACATGAAAAGGAAGAGCTTGAAGAAAAGCACACAAAGGAGATCTCTGAAAAGGTTACTCTAACAAAAGAGCGTGACAAGATAGCAGGTGAGATCCGCAGTATGAAAGACCAGCTGGACAGCTCCTCCAAGGCCATTGATGACCTGAAGCAAGCCAATTACAACCTTACGTCCTTGCTAGAGGAATCCAAACAGAAGATCCAAAAGGTGGAGGTTGAGGGAGCTTCcttgaaaaaaaaaaagtatgatctACAGGCACAGCTGCAGAAGCTTTCCTCTGAGAGGGAGGCCCTTGAAAAAAGCAAAACTGAACTTGCAGAAGAGCATCATAAACTAAAAGGCAACTCTGAGCAGGTGCATTTGGAACTCATCCAGCAGAGGGATACCCTAAGAAAAGAGCGGGATCTCCTGCACTCCCAGCAGGCAGAGCTTAAAAAGAGCCTACAGATCCTGCAGAAGGATAAAGATGATCTGCTTCTGCAGGTCCAGGAGGTCAAGGGTCAGACAGAATCACTTTCAAAGGAAAAAAGGCTTCTTGAATCGCAGCAGCAGACTGAAGCCACTGAGCGAAGTAAACTGTCCTCTGCAAAGGATGACCtctctagagagagagaagacttaCAGAGTCAGTTGTCCACTCTGACACAGAAAAATACTGCCCTCCTGCAGGCTGAATCTATCCTGAAGGCAGAGATTGCCTCTGTTTGTGTTGAAAGAGACACAATGGCCTCTGAGAAAAATAGTTTGTGTTGTGATTTAAAGCAACTTAAGATGACTCACACTGGATTGTTAGGTGAGAAACATAGTCTGCTTGAGGAGAATGCCCAGATGCAAGCCAAAGTGCAGGACCTCACTCAGAAATCTGTCACTAGAGACAAGGCCATTGATGAATTGTCTGCCAGCCTTAAGGAtattggagaggagagaaaagcctTGGCTAGGGAGGTTGAGAACTTGAAGGCACAGCTGAAGCAGAGAGACCAGGAAAAGGATGGCTTGGCTGAAGACCAAGAGTCCCTGTTTACCAAGCTGGAGGAGCTTGGCAAAGAGGTCTCCTCCCTGGCGAAGGAGAAGGTAGACCTCCTAGCTATACAGTCCAGCCTGGAGAAAAACCTTTCCTCCCTCCACAGCAGCCAAAAGAGTGGTGATGGGGAACGCTCAAGGCTCCTGGAGGAAGTGGAgaagctgcgagctgcccagacACAGCTTGAGGCAGATGCCCAGACCCTACGTGCTGAGAAGGCAGGGATAGAGGGACAGCACAAAGTCTCTGTGGAGGAGGCGTCTGTGTCTGCCAAGGCCCGGGAAGAAATTGGCACCAAGCTGGAAGACCTGAAGGTCGAGAAGGATGCCTTGCTCAAGGAGAGGGACGAAGCCACCCAGCAAGTCACCCAGCTTGAAGCTCAACTCAAAAACATTCTTTCCAAGCAGCTTGAG GCAGCAGAGTCCTCAGGGAAGACTGCTGAGGCCGTGGAGCGGCTGACACAAGAGAAGGGCCGTCTGGAGCAGGAGAAGAGTGAGGCCCAGTCTCTGCTGGAGGAGTTCAGGAGTGCCAAGCAGGAGATGACCAGTGAG CTGGATGCATTGAAGCAACAGAATTCTAAATACCAAGAGGAGCTCAACCTCCAGCTCTGCGCAGACAACCAGAAAATCAGCAGCCTGTGCCAGGAGAT tgaggaGCTGAAGCAAGTTGCCTCTGTGAAGTCCCAGTCCCTGGTGGCCTTACAGGAGGAGAACAACAAGCTGACTAAGGAGGTTGGCAGCAGCAAGAAGGAGACCAGTGGTCAGCAGAAG GTGGAAACTCAGCAGTCCAAGCTCAATAAACAGTTGCAAGATATGAAGCAAAG CTTGCCTAATAACACCTTCAG AGAGACTGCCTTGAAGAAACAGTTAGATGAGGAGAAAGCCTCCCTCCAGAAGTCCATCCATAAAAGCAGTGCCTTGATCTCCGAGAAGGATCAGGAGCTGGAGACCCTAAAGAGTGAG TTTTCAGTGCTGCAAGGGGAGAGCGCCACAGTGAAGAcactgaagtctactgtccagTCTCTGGAGAAAGACAAGTCGCGGCTGCAGGAGCGCATTCAGAGCCTGGAGAAGAGCCTTGCAGGAGGACAGGACACTCTTACCAGCACCTCCG GTGATGCAGCTCTGAACCCATTAAAGGAGGACAAGGAGACTTCAGAGAGCCAG